GAAGGCATGGGCCAGCTCTGGCCACATAGTCTCGAACTTCCCGGAGGAGGCGTGCTGCCGGGCCACCGGCAGCCCGATGGACAGCACTTTGAGCAGGGAGGAAACGGCGAGCTTCCAGGTGCTCTCTGATGGACAGGCGTACTTCAACCCTAGAGGCATTTTTAAGGTCTGAAGACAAATGAAGAGAAGGAATCAAATACCTGATGGGTGACCAAGAGTACATTTACGATGGGCTTTCTACTGAGGAATCCCCTCGATCTCACTGATCGCTACTGTCCCACATTTGTGCGCCCATCGGTGCTCTCACAGGCTGGGTCGTCAAGGATCCCTCACCTCTGTGCTACATTGTGTTCTCTCTTGTTCTGTTCTAATCCTCTGGGTATGGATTTGATACCGAGAGAGGGGATTACGTGCCGTTTGTGCTTTCGTTCAGGGAAGATTTCAGTGTTGTGTTCATTTACTCTGTTGAATTCATCAGGGAATTATGCTGCCACACTGTTACGAGATAATTGTCGAGATAATAAATACTACTGCAGGGAGAATAAATGCAGTGCAGAGGTTAGGAGCCTGCCCCAGGGCCCCAGGTTACACCAAGACTTTGTATGGAGCCAATGTTTAGCTCGTCTGTTCTTTCCTTACTGGAAATGTTCAAAGTGTAAGACAAAGTATAACCTGCACATTCTTGCACAGCACAAATATAGCCTTCTAAAGCTTCACATTTACAACTGCTTTTGGGTCAGATGTGACCTGAAGATGCAGCAGGAGTCAGAATCTTGAAAGTGACTTGAATTGCGTGAGAGTGGTTAAATAAGCAGGCGACTGAAAATTCAGCCACGTTTGCACATGAGTGGAGGGGAGGCTATGAGGAATACCACTGCATTATTCCTGTCCAAAGGTCAGAAGTGCGGCGTTGGATACCTTGATAATGTTCTGCAGAACCTTCTCGTTGATGACTGCTTTGTGGCATGCCGTTTTATGGTACAGATCTACCACCACCTCCAGAGACCTCTCAGCAAAGGGTACATAGTTTAAGGCAACCCACTCTGCCTGTATGTATAAGAAAATTCAGTCAAAGGAAGTAAAGCAGGAGGGGACATATAAAttaatgtgtaaaaaaaacaaaacaatatccCTTCACACAAAGCAGCATTTTTAAAAGGCACACATTGTAGAAGTATTCATAATAGATGTATTACAGAACTCTGATAGTAGTGAAAGTCCGCTTCAAGGTTTGTAAGTCAGTACTGCAGATAAAATGCTTCCAAGCCCAAGAGATGACTGTATGTTACAAGGTGTGTCTTTGAGAAATACGAATACAAATCAAACacggatgaagaaaaaaaaaaaaaacgacaaaaaacaacacaaaatcaGTTATGACTGGAGCTGCACATGGACGGTGCACACAGAGACCAAAACCACCTGTTAGTGGCAGGCAGAGACAGCGAGCATGGAGCGAGTGAGAGACACTGACAGCTGCCACAGGCAAAACTCACCGGTGCAAACAGCTGGATCTACAAAGGTTATCCAGTCCAAAGAAACAGAATGAGAGAACAATGCAATTAAACTGATGACTTATTTAATTTACAGTGTTGTTTCTGGCTAGACAGATCAGTGACCTGCTTTTTAGAGGGGGAACGTAAATCACTTCTATCAGAAAGGTGATTAGAGAAAAGCTGACAGAGGCCAATAAAGACCACCCATCACATCTGTTTGGTTGGCTCGGGAATTTATTTGATCCTCTTCAACTTCCAAGGATTTAAGCTGATTCAGATCAACAAAATTGTCCAGGATCGCACCAAGTCTGGGCCCCACATGCACATTCAACACCCTGACATGAATTAAGACATGGAACATGTAGCACAAGCATTTCTTTGTTAGAAAAAATGAAGCGTCTTCTACTGattcaaaaaaggaaagaaattagtaaaaaataaataaatcaccagTCCTGTGTTTTTTTAGTACTGCCAATAACAGATTGCAATctaaatactttaaaaaaaatacttttacttaaaatactttttatttaaatactttttttgCTAttcaaaagcaacattttacgTGATCGTAactttttgatttttcattttgacTGTAAACTAGGAAAACAGTTTGGCATTTTACCAACAGGATGAATAATAATAGGAGGATTATGAGGAACAAATAGCACGGGACAGACAAAGATGGGGGGTGTTCATGAACACCAAAGAGGAGTGGTGATCTTGCTCAACTTCTGATACGATAAAGCTTATATGCTCAAATGATCCAATAATCCAACTAGACTAACAGCGAAACACTACATGCGAATGGAAACCAAGGCGTATTTCTGGCAGTTCTGCTTCCACCTCCTACCTGGTTGCATTTGGCATTGGCCACGTGTTTTGTTTCCATTCTGCCGTACTGAGGAGGCTTGCAGGAGAACTCCAcgaagaggagcagctgctcaaagATGGCCGGGTACATGACCTGCAGGTTCTCCGGTCCCACACAGATGGCCTGCAGCAGGGAGGGAACAGAGGAACAAACACTGCTCACATCGACTGTGGGATGACACGTTGCATATTTAGCAGAGTGACGTATTAAAATTGGTAGAGGAAACTGAAATCAGTGAGGGTTATTATATCATCTTTGGGGAGTCAATTTCCTTTGCTCACCTTCTGTAAAACATCCAGAGATGTTAGCACAGATTCCTGTAGGCTGGTGAGCACCGCCTCAGTGTATGAGGGGAGAATGAAGGGTGAGGCATCACTACTGATAGGCACAGACACAGCTCCATGGAGGATGACCCCAAGTTTCTTCAGATCCTCCATACTGAAGTTTGCTTTTATATGCTGGTAGAGAGCCGGGAAAATCTGGATCAGCGCTGTGAGGAAAGGCTGACTGGGGATGAAGGACAGCTTCCCCGTCACGTCGCTTGGAGGTCTCGTGCTGTCCGTTCCAGTTCGATACCATGTGTTCCAAGCAGACCACCACAAGGCAGAGTCTTCTAAAGCTGAATCCTCACCTGGCGGAGGGGCCTGCAGCTCCGCGCCATTGTAGCGTGTAAGCCGCTCAACTAGCGAGTCTGAACGGATAAGGGGTCTGCCTGGTCCGGATGCAGAGAGGGGATCAATGAGCACAGGGGGGACACCCATGGCAGCGAATGCATCGCTTGCTTTGTCCGAGTCTTTCACAGGTGTAACTATCTGGAGGATTTCTTGAAAGCTCTTTAGGGCGGCCAGCGAGACTTCGTTGTTTTTACTGAGAGCAGCCGACTGAATGTGGTTTAACAGCACCTCCCAGGCCTCGAAGAAATCCCCTGCGGACACCAGACAAAATGGCGGGGCAGTGCGAAACTGCCAATTATAATGTGATAAATGGAACGGTGATATGTGCTGCATCTGATTCAAGGGCCGCAGACAGTGAGATGGCACCCCCATCGACAACGGCAGGTTCACCACTGAACACGGTCTAATTCTGAATACATTAAACAATCCTCAGAGGCCCATAAAGTGATATTACTTTACCAGTTGTAATTATTCATTTGGTCCTGGTTATTTTTAGGAAGGACTGCGTTGCTCTAAGCCATTTTACATGTATTAGGCTGGAAATTGTGCTGTATATTATAAGATGCCTCTTGCAATTTGGCTCTGGTTAAGATGTTCAGAGGGATGAGAGCAGCTAATGAGAACACGCATTTTATCAGTCAGGTCTCACTGGAATATTAGGTCATGTTTATTGGGGCTTAAAACAAACTTTATATGCAGTAATATTGCAGTAACAACTTGGCCTTTTTTGGACCTTTGTTACACTCGACTTTTATTTATGAATACAAATAAAcatatcattttatttattgtgtttataaCTCCAAGTCAGCTGTGTCCTATTCCTGTAGTATGTTGGACTTCCACATTATGGCTGGTGCAGAGTCTGGATAACTGGAAGGCTCACCTAACTGTTGAAGCAGATACCGCCGTGTGTTGAAAATGCGTGCCACCCCGGCCAGAGTCAGAACCCACGTTTCTGCCCATTGTTTCTCTGCCGTGTCTCGGGAATGGTGAATCAGGATGTTCCCGCCGCCCGACTCGATCTTCTCCTTATCGGCTGTGGTGGACGACCTTCTCACACGATCGAGCAAGTGGAACAATACCTAGTGGTGACAAGTGCAAATGCAAAAAAGAGATGGatgcaaagaaggaaaaacgggaataaaaagatattttagatgttataaaatgataaaaaggaATTGCTCAGTACCTTCCAGATCACGATATGCCacgtttgctgctgcagcagggtcCCATGCGCTGCAATGGTTGAAAACAATGTCTGTCCGGCGCTTTTACGCACAGCGGGCCGTGGGTCAACGCACAACTCGCCCAGCTTGGCATACAGGCACAACCACAGGCAATCGAAAGGGGGGGCAGGGTGGAAGGGCCGGTTCAGGATCTCTCCTTTCTCTTGAGCCTGTTTCTGCAGAGCTTCTTCATCTTTTTCTAACTCTTGTGTGATGGCTTCTCCTCTTTGGAAGAAATAGTCTGAGATGTTCCACTGTGGATGAAGCAGCATGAAAGGGTAtaaagtgaatgaatgaatagagTAACCCATAGATCAATATAGGGTTTCTCATGTCTTGAATAATGTATAAAGTATCTATTAGATGTCAAATTTGATAACATAATTCAACAAAATACATTTTAGCTCTATGTTTCATTCTTAGAGTGTGTCTGACTGATGCAAAAGCATAACCCCACCACAAATCTTGAACTTTTGTTTTCTCACCAGCAGTCCGATGGAGGTCAGGCTGATGTTGAGTTCCTGGTTCTGCAAGCCAAAACTTCCAGCTACATCCACGACAATCTGGAGGCAGGTGCAAGGCATTGTTGGCAGGAAGTCTGTCACCACCAACTGCAGGCACTGGAAGGCTGTTCGGATCAAGGATTCCCTGCGAGAAAGGACACACAGCGGGAGGTTACATCCCTAAATTAGTTACAGTGCCTTTTTACATGTAATACATGTGCATACATCCCATACATCCCAATTTAGGAGTCAGCGAAGGGTGTAACAGCCCTGTTTGTTCTCCTATTCTTACCCTTGGTCATTTCGGATGGCTCCTATGACACCCAAGACGAGGGGCCAGCCGGGCCCCAGACTGTCACCTTGACTCTGGAGAATCTGCAGGACactctccagctgtttctgccGGATGTCTGCATGGAGCACGTTGGACAACTCCTTCAGGGGGTTAAGCAGCATCAGCTGCAGCCGCTTGGGAAACAACACAAGAAACAAAAGGTTGCTGATGAAAAAACCTTTGAAAATGTGTCGTATATGATGGCAAATATGAAATCTGTAGACACAATGAAGCAGAATTATGTATTTATTAGGAAATATAACTAGAAATACTTTTTTCAAAATGGTCCCCCACCACAGAAGTGTTGCAACATCTCTTGCATTCAATGTGTTTCAGTCTGAATCAAATATTTAATGATTTTCCATACGTATTCATTTCAGAGGATGGCTGGATACAGTGGGTGTCCACACAATTATAGTTttttataataatatttaataGCTAAGCATTGAATGAAAAACCTTGACGAAAATTACTTGCATTTCACCATCGACATAATTTGTTTAGTTCCCACGGCTCTATTAATCTTCTTGGAAATCACTTTCCTGTCACCCTCTTTGTCTGTTAACACCCGCATGAAGGTAATTCTTTTGTTTGGAGTGACGGGAGAAATTGTGTGACATTTCATTCCTCAGTGATTTAACCCACGTTCTTTTCTACATCAGCCAGGGAGGATGTTTATAAATGTCATTATAAGCAcccaaaaaacaaagacaagaagATCAAACAGTCCTTGGGAGAAGAATGGAAATTGCTCAGCGATTCCTATGCAGGTTTATACCTGATTGTGTGCCAGCGGAGGGTCATGTTTGAAGGCAAGTCCAGCTTTAATAAGAGCGGTTAATGCTTCGGCGCCCCACTCTCTCATTCTGGAGTTTGGGTGCTGACAGACCTGCAGGAGACGGACCAGAGACGGCTCATTGAATGCAGAGATGGTTCAGGGTTGTGTTTCCCAGCAGTGTTTGCAGATGGTGGACGTGACATAATCCAATAGACGTGTGAGTCCAATGTTTTTGACAGTACAATCATCAAAGCTGGTGTACGTATTCATTCAGACGATGAATAAAGATTTAACTGAACCTACCGTGACACAAAAGCCTGTCTTCAACTTTCAAAATCCCAGTGAAATTAAACCATGCGAAGCTAAACTGTGAATTTAATTAATCATCTTTGGTTTTTCGGCTGTTTGTCAGATTTAATGCCAAGCTttagaagagaggaagaaacaaaatgcaCTCCTTACAGGCACACATCAGCCACTGCTAATAAGATGCAGGCGGAAACCTTGAAGCATCAAATGtatctgtttattatttttccattcTTTGCTGTACTCAATTTCTAATCAATCAAATTTAGTGTTCCATATCGCAATGTGCAGCTGTAAGTAAACAAGACAGAAATGGCATTTTGTTTAAAGCACTTCGCTGGTGCATTTTCACACGATTGGTCACTTACAAATTACTATTTGAATGTGCAAAAGAGGACAAAACTAAAAATTGGCACAAGAGCACAGACACATTTTGGACCACGTTTTTGCTGCGAGATTGAGGAGAAATCAGCGCAAAACGGAGGGAGGAAGCAGATGATTGTAAAAAACATGGTCTGAGCTTACCTTCTGCAAAACAGTAAGGGtgcaaaagagaggaaaacagaagaaaatatgAAGAACTCCTCAGGAtagttttaaaaacacacagctcTACACAGGAGTCCTCTGACAGGTGCAGCCATGCATCGACTCATAAAGGTAACAACGTTATAATCAAAATGGAACCTCTAAATATAAAAAGCTCCTTTGGTGCATTTAATTGTTTATATTGTCTCAGCAACAGATTTTACCTCCAAAAGGTGACCTGTTAATGGTCTCCACAAGATTTCTATGCGGTCCATGTTGACCAGGCCAGTCTCCAGCAGCTTGGCCACAGCGAACAGAGAAGGCTCCTGAAGACAGACAATAAACACTCCAATTAAAATCCACTATGTGTGaaacaagaaaaacatttcTGTACATCAAATCTGCTTGATAAAATATTGACCTTATTGTTTCCATAGGCCATTTCCATGGCTTCCATGGAGAGGGAACAGAGGGCATTGATCAAGTGATGCAAGGACACGTCATCCAGGTATCTAGGATGCACAGTGCAAATTAGGAATATTTTGGTAATAAAGAGTTActttaaagatttattttgtttacacAGAAATAGTTCTTACTGGGAGCTTTCAAAGAGTCTGGACAAGATATTGGAGATAACGGGCAGGTCGGTCATCACAGCTGTGGTCAGCACCTTGGGGGTTAAAGACgtgagctgttttttttcctgcctgcacCGATAACAAAATCAAAGATCTGTACTAACTGCAGGATTACTCACTGTGCTGGGTCCTTCCACAGCTCTGCCGGGCTTCAGGGCACCGCCCGCCCCCGGCTTCAACCCCAAGATCCACACTAGATGCTTAAAGAAAACAGTGAGATACTTCAGGGTAGGCAAGGAAGCCACCAACATTTTATCACAGCAGATAAAACCAAAAGGAAAGGTAGATAGAAAAAAAGTAGCTTTGTCTCTTCTTCAGGGTATGAGGGGGAAAAGGGTTTTGTTTGCAAATGTGATACATTTTCTCTAAACCAGCATCTTAAATTAAATGATCTTATAAGTGCACATATGGTAATGAAAGGCTACCTAAATGTGTGTAATTAACAGGAATACAGCTGTGGTCTGCCATAGAGATGATTTACCTGCAGTGTGGCCAGTACTAGCTGCCAGGAGGTGCCCAGTACTGCACCATGACAGTGGGCCAAATTCAACAACGTCCGCATACACTGGATGTTCTTCGCAGTCAGCTGACACAACGACAGACAAATATATAATAGTGGAGACATTTTCAAGCTGAAAAAATATGTTAACATCCTTACATTTGTGTTTCAGGCATTGTAACACAGATAAGTTGAGAAATGTTCTCTGTAAAGATCtatttttggggggattttaaTAACCCATCAATTCTCTGTTAACGCTGTTGTGACGTAATTGTGCGTGTCTTTACCACTACTGTGCCCTGGGGCTGAGCGGAGAGCGGCTGCCCGACAGCCACCACCTGCTGATGAGACTCGCTGGTGGGGCTGATGATCTGCACATTCTGGCCCTGGATTGAGTATGCTGTGAAGAGTACACATGTCCAAACACCCGGCATTAAAATCAGAGACAGTAACGCACACGAAAGAATTTCGCAACTTTCTTAATTAACTCAAGGCAGACATCCATCTCAAGCTGAGACCCAATTTGCCAGCTTTATCTCGACAAGGTAATATGTAAATAATGAGTGCCCAAGTTGCTGATTTGAGAgtggtgtgtatttgtgtatttattcatctgcagcctctccGGGACTCTTAATTAAGCCACCATGCAAAGTTAAGGATTAACACTGTTGGGCAAAAGGGACACGCAAAATATCGGCAGTTTGCGTTAAGCTGGTTTCGCAGGATGCTTTTCTACATCCTGGGAGCTGAGGAGCTCATTAGTTGAACATTAATGTGAATAAAAGTGTTGCATTGATTATATTCCACACCTTTGGTGGAGAGGTTGGCTCCATTACTGCTCAGCACAGTCAAGGCATAATGTGGTGGGAGAGAGGCTTTGCAGATGGCTGTGATGAAGGCATCACGGGGGGTCACCAGGCCAAGTCGACCACACAGTGAGGCCATGGTCAGTTCTGCTTTTAAGATGTTCTCTGTCGCAGTCTCGTCAGTGCTGAGGAGATTGAACGAGAGGTTTTAACacatatgaaataataaaaaatgcttCAATTTCAATATCCTTCTTCTTTCATTGTAATTTTCTACTTACCTGGCATCTAAAAGCAAAGACAAAGCAGCTAACAAGCCACACCAGCAAGCATTGACCATCTCCTCCCATACAACATGGGCTTCTGTTAAGGGAGCACATAGTTAGTGAGTTAGtggggattttcttttctttcacttttatttaatgtatCTCATCTCCACACCTGGTGGTGGCTGCCACTCCTTATCAGGATGAGCCTCCCTGAactctgcagctgcttcttcctctaCGGACAGTTCTCTTTCAATCATAGTTGTGATGCCTCGTACCAGGTCAAGGAGAGCACTGAAGGCCACAGACATGGCATAGCCTTCTGGGATTGAAGGAGGCTCCACCTTGTCCAGCATCTCTAAACTGGAGGTAGAAAGAAAAGGTAAAGAAAAACGACACACATTTTTAGGATACAAATAGCTAATAAAAGCTAGCATTTATGTTGCATGTAGCAGGATATTTATTCCCTCAAAAAACAGTCttgctttgtgttgttttgcaagaattaaatatgcaaatttaatttataaaaGTCATTTTATCATACAACGTGGGACTTACTACGTGGCCTTAGCACTGCCCTGGACACTAACAGTCATGAGGGGAATCCAGGTGCCACGGAATTCAAAAGCAGCCTGCGTGGAAAGATTTCCGCTGACCCCTCCTGCACCTGGGCCACCTTGTGCCACACCCTGGGTACCTGAACCTGAGCCACCTGCACAGAAAATCAAAGAGTAATGAGAACAGTAGATGAGATGGGGCAGACCTTGAGCACAGCTGAGGTAGGTGGATTTAACTGTGACGCTTTCCTAATAAAATGAGGGTGTGCTTTTGAAGGGTTCATGGAAACAATAACAAATGGAGAGACTGACCTGCGGGCGCACTAGCAGCAGCACTGTTTCCTGCATTGGGAACAATAAAGAGGGACTGGATGAAGGAGCCGAGTGCATTGACGATGTCTCTGAACACCTTAGTGGAGTGCTGTTTCATGTCATACGACTGACAGAATGAACTGGGGGAAAAAGTAGACATGAATATAGAAACTGTGTGAAACTGACAGTCCAGAACCACAGTGAGACCTGCTTGACTTAATATTTGCTTGGTTAGCCAAAGGCCACAGCTTACACTCAACTGTATATGTTAAAAAGAGTAAACACAGTGGACTACGAAGCACATCAAACTGTAATGGGAAAAGGTAATATATCAAACTGGCGCAGTCATCTTTCTTCTTACCGTAATAAATGTGGTTGCACACACAGCCGGTGGACTGATTCCACAGCCACAGCTCTCAGCCACTGTGGTTTCTCCCCATCAAGAAACTTCACCAGCAGAGACAAAAAGATCTCACACTCAGTCACctgcaaaataacaataaacTTAAGACAACATTTTACAACATTAGACATCCAAGTCTAGGTGGGACATTCAGCCACCATTGTACTGCAAACTGAAGGTACCCTGTGGTAAAAATCCTCCAATTCTTTAGCAATTTAATaaatttatttcaatttcaatGGCCATTTGATGAGGCTCATTAAAACAGTTGGAGTAGATTAAGATAAAGTGGTGGTCCTTCCTTTAATTCAGATCAGACTGGATAAGCAAAAGTGTCTCCTTTATTTCATTGCTCCAATACCAGTAAACTGTAGAAATGCTTGATGAGGACTGAGACAACACGCAGCAGTCTCATGCAGATGGGGAAGTAGGGTTTCTCCACAGGAGCTGGTGATgaggcgctgctgctgccctgacGAAACTTAATGTTGGGTGAGAAGAGTTTGATCACAAGCGGACAGACTCGTTccttcagcaggaagctgaactCCTGGTGCTgtgaaggagacagagagagagaaatggataCTAATATGTAGTCATGAGCCTAAAATTTAATGAAAAAAGGCTAAAAATCCAATGAAATGCAAGAGGATGAACAATACCTGTAGAAAAACTCCAGGAAAATCATTAAGAACAGACTCTAGCAGTTCTAATCCAAATGTCCGAGTCATCTCTGTCATGCCCACCAACCAGTAAGGCGCATCTGCATTTACCAGCTGGCACAAATCCTGCAAGAGCACGCAAATGGCATTTTACAGAATTCACATTTCACAATGGTTGAAAATAATCAAATCACTGAGCTTTGCATAACCACAAAAAAGAGCAGTGGGCGAGGACTGACAGTCTGAAAGACGCTTTTATTCAAGACTAATAAAGCTcaaaattaaaggaagacaGAAGTCATATTAAATTCCACTTGTGGGGATTTGCTCACAGAATCCCTCCATAGGTGACATCACAAGACATAAAACCCATCATGTCTAAAGATTTTACTCCTAATTTGTGGGAGGTGTGTGGAAGGATGTCTCCCTCTGGTGGACATACCTGGAACAACATATAAGCGTCTTTGGCGCTTGGCCTCAGAGTGGTGACAGACCGCCTGTTGGTGTTGCCCTGCACGGGAGGAGGCTGCTCCACAATACCTGGAGGCAAGGCAGCTCGTAACATGAGGCATTTCTCCCATGGCTGCATTATACACTCTTACAGTAACAGGCTGGATTATTTCATTTAGATTTTTTATCAGTCCTTCAAGAGGCGTTACACAGCAGATAATAAAATCAGTTCAGACAGCCCAAATGTCCTCTGACCTTTGAACCGCTCATCTTCAGCCACCATCCGCTCAAAGACCACAGTGACAACCTGTCTGACAGTGGCAGCTGCTGTGTTGTTGGTGATGTTGTCCTTGGTGAAGTGCAGGCGGAAACACAGCACGATTGCCTGGCGACAACAAGAGGATCAGGCTTCTGTATATTGAGTAGTGAGCCTAAATTAAGTGACAATGCATTTGTTGTTCAAGTAAGAAGGTCGATGGAAAGAAAAGCTTAACCGAATGTAActaccaaaaataaaacaacacttATAGATGCATCTgcctgtctgagcagtgcagtTTCTTGTGAATACACCATATATGAGCAGTGTTTGGGGTAAAAGAGCGTGCTTGGGATGTACCTTGGAGAGTACTTCGTCATGTACCACCGTGTTGGTCGTCAGCAGTACAAGGACGGTCTGTAAAAGTTTCAGCTCCTCCAAACCATTCTCCATTAGCTGCCACAGCATGTTGATGATGTTCCCTGCAGctgcctgtcacacacacacaaatacacacacgccATGACTGTACACATGGACCTTAATGAAAACATAGCATTACACTGTTTAAACTCCACTGAAACAGAGCTGAGGCACTCTCAGTCACATGACTCAACAAAGAaacgcacagaaacacacacttgtggaACCAGTCGGTGCCGTCTGCAAACAGGCATCATATTGAGAACCGGAAGGAACAATAAACTAGTTCTGGTTGAATATTTTGTTACTTGATGATGAAAGTAATTGACACCAAAGTATAAACAGGGCAACACAACGCATTATACAAACCCTCGAGACACATTCATTCATGCATGGGCTGCCAACGCAGAATG
The nucleotide sequence above comes from Takifugu rubripes chromosome 9, fTakRub1.2, whole genome shotgun sequence. Encoded proteins:
- the mon2 gene encoding protein MON2 homolog isoform X2, yielding MSTSSPEAVKKLLENMQTDLRSLSMECKKKFPPVKEAAESGIVKIKTIAARNTEILRALKENSSEVVQPFLMGCGTKEPKITQLCLAAIQRLMSHEVVSEAAAGNIINMLWQLMENGLEELKLLQTVLVLLTTNTVVHDEVLSKAIVLCFRLHFTKDNITNNTAAATVRQVVTVVFERMVAEDERFKGIVEQPPPVQGNTNRRSVTTLRPSAKDAYMLFQDLCQLVNADAPYWLVGMTEMTRTFGLELLESVLNDFPGVFLQHQEFSFLLKERVCPLVIKLFSPNIKFRQGSSSASSPAPVEKPYFPICMRLLRVVSVLIKHFYSLLVTECEIFLSLLVKFLDGEKPQWLRAVAVESVHRLCVQPHLLRSFCQSYDMKQHSTKVFRDIVNALGSFIQSLFIVPNAGNSAAASAPAGGSGSGTQGVAQGGPGAGGVSGNLSTQAAFEFRGTWIPLMTVSVQGSAKATYLEMLDKVEPPSIPEGYAMSVAFSALLDLVRGITTMIERELSVEEEAAAEFREAHPDKEWQPPPEAHVVWEEMVNACWCGLLAALSLLLDASTDETATENILKAELTMASLCGRLGLVTPRDAFITAICKASLPPHYALTVLSSNGANLSTKAYSIQGQNVQIISPTSESHQQVVAVGQPLSAQPQGTVVLTAKNIQCMRTLLNLAHCHGAVLGTSWQLVLATLQHLVWILGLKPGAGGALKPGRAVEGPSTVLTTAVMTDLPVISNILSRLFESSQYLDDVSLHHLINALCSLSMEAMEMAYGNNKEPSLFAVAKLLETGLVNMDRIEILWRPLTGHLLEVCQHPNSRMREWGAEALTALIKAGLAFKHDPPLAHNQRLQLMLLNPLKELSNVLHADIRQKQLESVLQILQSQGDSLGPGWPLVLGVIGAIRNDQGESLIRTAFQCLQLVVTDFLPTMPCTCLQIVVDVAGSFGLQNQELNISLTSIGLLWNISDYFFQRGEAITQELEKDEEALQKQAQEKGEILNRPFHPAPPFDCLWLCLYAKLGELCVDPRPAVRKSAGQTLFSTIAAHGTLLQQQTWHIVIWKVLFHLLDRVRRSSTTADKEKIESGGGNILIHHSRDTAEKQWAETWVLTLAGVARIFNTRRYLLQQLGDFFEAWEVLLNHIQSAALSKNNEVSLAALKSFQEILQIVTPVKDSDKASDAFAAMGVPPVLIDPLSASGPGRPLIRSDSLVERLTRYNGAELQAPPPGEDSALEDSALWWSAWNTWYRTGTDSTRPPSDVTGKLSFIPSQPFLTALIQIFPALYQHIKANFSMEDLKKLGVILHGAVSVPISSDASPFILPSYTEAVLTSLQESVLTSLDVLQKAICVGPENLQVMYPAIFEQLLLFVEFSCKPPQYGRMETKHVANAKCNQAEWVALNYVPFAERSLEVVVDLYHKTACHKAVINEKVLQNIIKTLKMPLGLKYACPSESTWKLAVSSLLKVLSIGLPVARQHASSGKFETMWPELAHAFEDFLFTKSTPPDNLSIQEFQKNEGVDVEVVQLISTEILPFANFIPKDFVGQIMAMLNRGSIHSQSASFTEAEIDVRMREEFSKVCFETLLQFSFSNKVSTPQEGYISRMALSVLLKRSQDVLRRYVEDERLSGRCPLPRQQVTEIIFVLKAISTLMDSLKKTQPENVDDNTWAQVIGLYPTLVECITCSSSEVSSALKEALGPFKDFMQPPVARVQNGET
- the mon2 gene encoding protein MON2 homolog isoform X1 is translated as MSTSSPEAVKKLLENMQTDLRSLSMECKKKFPPVKEAAESGIVKIKTIAARNTEILRALKENSSEVVQPFLMGCGTKEPKITQLCLAAIQRLMSHEVVSEAAAGNIINMLWQLMENGLEELKLLQTVLVLLTTNTVVHDEVLSKAIVLCFRLHFTKDNITNNTAAATVRQVVTVVFERMVAEDERFKGIVEQPPPVQGNTNRRSVTTLRPSAKDAYMLFQDLCQLVNADAPYWLVGMTEMTRTFGLELLESVLNDFPGVFLQHQEFSFLLKERVCPLVIKLFSPNIKFRQGSSSASSPAPVEKPYFPICMRLLRVVSVLIKHFYSLLVTECEIFLSLLVKFLDGEKPQWLRAVAVESVHRLCVQPHLLRSFCQSYDMKQHSTKVFRDIVNALGSFIQSLFIVPNAGNSAAASAPAGGSGSGTQGVAQGGPGAGGVSGNLSTQAAFEFRGTWIPLMTVSVQGSAKATYLEMLDKVEPPSIPEGYAMSVAFSALLDLVRGITTMIERELSVEEEAAAEFREAHPDKEWQPPPEAHVVWEEMVNACWCGLLAALSLLLDASTDETATENILKAELTMASLCGRLGLVTPRDAFITAICKASLPPHYALTVLSSNGANLSTKAYSIQGQNVQIISPTSESHQQVVAVGQPLSAQPQGTVVLTAKNIQCMRTLLNLAHCHGAVLGTSWQLVLATLQHLVWILGLKPGAGGALKPGRAVEGPSTVLTTAVMTDLPVISNILSRLFESSQYLDDVSLHHLINALCSLSMEAMEMAYGNNKEPSLFAVAKLLETGLVNMDRIEILWRPLTGHLLEKVCQHPNSRMREWGAEALTALIKAGLAFKHDPPLAHNQRLQLMLLNPLKELSNVLHADIRQKQLESVLQILQSQGDSLGPGWPLVLGVIGAIRNDQGESLIRTAFQCLQLVVTDFLPTMPCTCLQIVVDVAGSFGLQNQELNISLTSIGLLWNISDYFFQRGEAITQELEKDEEALQKQAQEKGEILNRPFHPAPPFDCLWLCLYAKLGELCVDPRPAVRKSAGQTLFSTIAAHGTLLQQQTWHIVIWKVLFHLLDRVRRSSTTADKEKIESGGGNILIHHSRDTAEKQWAETWVLTLAGVARIFNTRRYLLQQLGDFFEAWEVLLNHIQSAALSKNNEVSLAALKSFQEILQIVTPVKDSDKASDAFAAMGVPPVLIDPLSASGPGRPLIRSDSLVERLTRYNGAELQAPPPGEDSALEDSALWWSAWNTWYRTGTDSTRPPSDVTGKLSFIPSQPFLTALIQIFPALYQHIKANFSMEDLKKLGVILHGAVSVPISSDASPFILPSYTEAVLTSLQESVLTSLDVLQKAICVGPENLQVMYPAIFEQLLLFVEFSCKPPQYGRMETKHVANAKCNQIQLFAPAEWVALNYVPFAERSLEVVVDLYHKTACHKAVINEKVLQNIIKTLKMPLGLKYACPSESTWKLAVSSLLKVLSIGLPVARQHASSGKFETMWPELAHAFEDFLFTKSTPPDNLSIQEFQKNEGVDVEVVQLISTEILPFANFIPKDFVGQIMAMLNRGSIHSQSASFTEAEIDVRMREEFSKVCFETLLQFSFSNKVSTPQEGYISRMALSVLLKRSQDVLRRYVEDERLSGRCPLPRQQVTEIIFVLKAISTLMDSLKKTQPENVDDNTWAQVIGLYPTLVECITCSSSEVSSALKEALGPFKDFMQPPVARVQNGET